A window from Amblyomma americanum isolate KBUSLIRL-KWMA chromosome 7, ASM5285725v1, whole genome shotgun sequence encodes these proteins:
- the LOC144096851 gene encoding uncharacterized protein LOC144096851 → MSISGLAPPPPFLPVPGRPAVAWPQWFRIFENYVLASGASDCTPDRRKALLLHSLGVEVQRIFDTLPLPSLDNVKLGEQTATEKTSEDSKGTGDTRPEVSSYDIAVAALHAHFSATSNVVAERHRFSRRVQQAGESVNEYITALRELSTTCSFPAEEDSLRDQFVAGISSRCLRERLLLEGSSLSFAKAVLLARQFELAYNDLQEFPSVDVHRGYR, encoded by the exons ATGAGCATTTCTGGACTCGCACCGCCGCCCCCGTTCCTGCCTGTGCCTGGTCGACCTGCTGTTGCGTGGCCGCAATGGTTCCGCATCTTCGAGAACTACGTGCTTGCTTCGGGGGCCTCTGACTGCACGCCGGATCGTCGCAAAGCACTACTTCTTCACAGCCTCGGCGTAGAAGTTCAGCGCATATTTGACACATTACCACTTCCATCGTTGGACAACGTCAAGCTCggtgagcaaactgctactgagaaaacgtcggaagatagcaagggcacaggcgacacaaggcctgaagtatcgtcgtacgatatcgcagtcgccgctctgcatgctcatttttcggcaacaagcaatgttgttgccgaacggcatcgtttcagtaggcgagttcagcaagctggtgaatcagtgaatgagtacatcactgcattgcgggagctttctactacatgctcttttcctgccgaagaagattcgctgcgtgaccagttcgttgctggtatttcgtctcggtgcttgcgcgagcgtcttctgcttgaaggatcgtctctctcgttcgctaaagcagtactactggcaaggcagtttgagctggcgtacaatgatctgcaagaatttccttctGTAGAC GTACACCGCGGCTACCGCTGA